The segment CAATGTGACGCTGTTTGCCTCAGCCTTAGTTAATACCGTTTCGCAGTTTGCATTTGAACTTCACCCCAACTTTACCATACAACAGGTTTTATTGGATGGGATTCCCTGCACTATTCGCCGAAACAACAGCGAGGTAATTGCGGAACTACCCACTGCCAAACGCGCGCAAGACAAATTACTGGTCCAGGTGTTTTATGAAGGCAGAGCACCATCAGGAGGAAGCGCGGCAATAGGTAATGGATTCAACACTGCTACGGCCCAGCCCTGGGGCCAACAGGTAACCTGGAGCTTAAGCGAGCCCTTCGCTGCCTCAGAATGGTTTCCGGTTAAACAGTTATTGTCTGACAAAGCCGATTCTGTGACCGTATGGGTAACCACCGATGTCTCTAACAAAGTAGGTTCTAACGGGCTCTTGCAGAGAATTACCCCCATGCCTAACCAGAAGCACCGGTATGAGTGGAAATCAAACTACCCCATTGCCTATTACCTAATTTCTGTGGCCGTGGGCCAATATGAAGAGTACTCTTTTGATGTAGCCATGCCCGGAGCACCTAAGCCCGTGTTAGTGCAGAACTACCTTTATCCCGGAGCATTAGCTACTTTTAAAACTGAGATAGACCGTACTGGTCCATTCCTGCAATTATTTTCTGAGTTATTTGGGGTGTACCCGTTCCACCAGGAAAAGTACGGCCACAGCATGGCACCTATTGGCGGCGGCATGGAACACCAGACCATGACTACCCAATCTACTTTTGAGTTTACCCTAACTGCCCATGAACTGGCTCACCAATGGTGGGGAGATGAAGTAACCAATGCTGACTGGAGCCACATCTGGTTGAACGAAGGGTTTGCCTCTTATAGTGAGTTGTTGGCCCTAGAACGACTTTGGGTTGGCGAAAGGCTTAACTGGCTGAACAAAGCAAACCAGAATGCCCTTGTACCTATGAAGGGGTCTGTTTTTGTAAAAGACAGCACAAACGTATCCCGTATTTTCAATTCTGCCCTCTCTTATGACAAAGGAGCCTTGGTGCTTCACATGCTTCGCCGCGCCCTGCAGAATGATGCTTTGTTTTTCAGGATCTTACGCACCTATCGGGAAGAATATAAATACAAAGTAGCCACTACGCGTGATTTCCAACGGGTGGTTGAACAAGTAAGCGGCAAGCCTTTCCAATACTTTTTTGACCAATGGGTGTATGGCGAAGGCTACCCCATTTTCGACGTAGCTTGGGCGCAGGAGGGAAGCCAGGTGTATATCAGGAGCATTCAATCTTCTTCAAGTTCCAACACGCCACTTTTTACTACGGATGTGGAATACAAAATTAGCACCTCCTTGAAAGACACTGTTGTGCGGGTACAGCATACCAAGCAAATAGAAGACTATGCCTTTAAGATCTCAGGTACAATAACAGGAATTGAAGTAGACCCTGACCAATGGCTTTTGAATTCTGTAAGCGGTATCAGGCAAGATGCTTCTATCATTCCACCCGCTCAGTCTGAAGTGTTAGTGCTTTACCCGAACCCAACCTCAGGCCAGGTCTCCTTAAAAGGAAGAAAAGGACTTCCCACCCAAATTTCTATATACGATATGATCGGGAGACACATCAGAACTTTTACTCCTTCTGGCTCTTCTTTCTCAATTGCTGATTTGAGTTCAGGGGCTTACCTCCTGAAACTCATGTATGCAGAAGAGTCCGCCCAAGTTCGTATTTTAAAGTTGTAATGGGAGCATTCTTATTTTTTTATAGGTTTTTTCCAACAAATCTTTCTTTAATCAGTTTAAAGCTTTGCAAGTGTTTATTAAATAACTGCTTGTCGTTTTCTGCTCAAATTCTATAAACAGTTCCAAAACAATCTTTAGATTAGTATAATCTGATCCTTCCTCATAAGGAAAGAGCCATCATATATGTAATTGTCATCTGTTGTACCTAATAAAACTATGTCTATGACTACTGAAACTACCCTCGATTTGGAGATAAAACATAGGTTACTAGAAGAGTGCCTTCGCCAGCAATCTGACTTTGTGGAGAACGCAAGAATGGCCATGGAAGAAGCCCAGGCAAGTGCAAATGAAAGCCAGGGAGCTATTGAAGATAAATTCGAATCTTTCAGGGAGGCCTGTCACATACAGCGTGATATGTTTGCCAAACAGTTAGACGAGGCCATTGGGAAGCTAAGTATCTTAAAACGCATTGTCCGGAACAAAGTCAATGAAGATGTTTCATTGGGCTCCGTTGTGCGCACAGATGCTCAGAACTACTTTATTTCTGTAAGCCTTGGTGAGATCAACGTAGACGGCGAAAAATTCTTTGCTATCTCGGCGGCTTCGCCTGTTTTCCAGGCCATGGCCGGTAAAACGAAAGGGGAGTTCTTCACCTTCCGGGAAAAGAAGATCAACATACTGGACGTACACTAATCATCACTAGGCAAGCGAGCTAAGCAACCACTCTATAAAAGCAAAACGGGGACCTCTCATAAGAGGTCCCCGTTTTGCTTTTATAGAGTGGTTGCTCCTATTTAACCCTTGTCCAGGTTTGTGAGCGACCAATTAAAGAAATACCAATGTATCCTTTCACTTCCAGTTTGTCATTGCTTAAAAGCTTCATGTATGAAGAGTAGGTTTTACCTGATTTTGGATCGTAGATGGTTCCATCATCCCACTTGTCTGAGCCTACAGGGGCAAAGTTTTTCAGGAACACTAACCCTAGTACCGGACGCTTCTGCAGTTTGGGGTCTGGGTTGAACTGATCTACTTTTGGTTTGCCATCCCGGTCTGGTTCTTTTAGCCAAATGATTTTGCCGCAAAGTTTGTCTCCGCACTGGTAAATTTCAAAGCGGGCTTCCTTCTCTTCGTTGGTCCAGACGCCAATGGGAGATTTTTTCTGAGCCCAACTAAGGGTAGCTAAGCAAAGGAAAAAGGCTAACAAAAAGATATTTTTCATACGTGTTGCTGATTGGTGGTTTTAGTTTTGGTTATTAAATATAAGCAAATAACTATCCAAAAATATTCTGCGGGTAAAGTTTCTCGTAGAAGGGGCAAAACCACTCTTAAGTCTAAATATCATGCAGAAACGGCTTTTGCTAATACAAGGCGGTTATTTTGGCCTTACCGGTATCTGGCCTTTGCTGCACATGCCCAGTTTTCTGGCAGTGACCGGCCCAAAGAAAGAGGTGTGGTTGGTGGTTACCGTGGGGCTCCTGATTTTATCTATTGGAGCTGCCTTGCTCACTGCCGCCTTTCAAGCTGTTCAGGAAAGGAGTCCGGCTGTGTTGGGCTTCTTTAGTGCCGTTAGCATGGGGGCAGTAGATGTAAGGTATGCCTTGAATGATGTAATATTGGATGTGTACCTGTTAGATGCCATTCCAGAATTTATTTTTTCCTTAGGTTGGGTATGGATATTCTTCAAAAACAAAGACTTACAAAGCCTGAAAAAAACGTGAATTTTTTCTTTAAAACTTTTGAACTTACCAACCGTTTTTTAACTTTATAGAACGGAAGCGAGTGCTCCGGGCCCTTCTTAAACAACCATAAGTTACTTGGAAGTTTGGTTGGGTTTATGTCGGACTTAAAGAAAGGAGGTAAAAGTGTCTAATCCCAGTAAAAATGTATTAAGCCTAGCTCATGTGTCAACCGTTAACCGTGTTGAAGCTTGCTAACTAGACTTTGTCTACTGGCGAATCCGGCATGAGGTAGCCCAATGCGACTGAGAGGCAGTTCTCTTTCGTGTCGCTTGATACCATTTCAAAGGATTCCGTACCCGGCTACTGCAGTGGCCGGGTATTTTTTTGCCCATTTAATGCGCTTAATATACTGTATATATACTGGTATTCAGGTAATTGGGTTTTGAAGGAATTTAATGTTAGGCTTTTGTCTCCTAACATCTGTTTGCTTCTAAATGTACAGAAAGGCTATCTGTTTAGGTGGAAGTAGCTTTAATTTTGTAGATTCTGAAGGTGTACCTTTTGATAATCTTTAGCAGTAATGTTCAAAAGTTTGCTTCAAAGCAGTTTATAGAAAACTGCCTTTAAACAATAAATGAATCTAAGGCAGTACTCTCCGGATGTCCAAAAACCGTTTCTGGTACAAGGTGCCTTCTGCTTCACTTACTTTCACGCCCCCGTTAGAGGAAGAATGCACAAACTGAATGGCTTTGGGTGGGTTGGTAATGACAATTCCTATATGTCCTGGGGTGCGGTCTTCCAGGTTAGTACCGGTGAATACAATCAGGTCTCCCTTTTTAGCTTCCTGCATAGAAACACTCTCGCCTAGTTTTGCCTGATAGGTGGTGCCATGGGGAATGCTCATTCCAAATTGTTGAAAGACATAGGTGATGAACCCAGAGCAATCAAACCCTTCTTCTGTAACCCCACCGTACGTATAGTCTGCTCCGTAACGTTGCAGGGCAAAGGCTACTACACTATCGGCTTTGGTCGCATACTTTCCTTCCAGAACTCCTAGTGAAGCAGGATGGGCATCAGCCAGAGTGGTTGCCACGGAATCCTGGTGGAAGACTTTGTCGCCTCCGTCTGAACTGATTTGTCTTACTTTATCGCCCAGCAGGTCACCTTGCCCGAAAATAGTTTTGTACAGTACCAGCGCAGATAGGAGCACCCCAAAGATGATCCATATTTTTTTCATATTTTGATTCTTTCACCTCCTTACGTTTAAGCCTTGGCCTATGGTTACCCCTAGGGGGCAATTCCTTGGAAAGCCAGCTTTTTAGCCGTATCATTAAAGTTTAAAATTAATTTCCCAAAACAAGTTTATGCAAAAAACAATCCAATCCTGGGCGTTTGGAGTGCTACTGCTTCTGGCAATGGCTCTCTCATCTTCCGCTGTTGCTGCGCCTTCTATTTCTTACCGCCTTTCAATGCCTCAGCCCCACACGCACTATTTTGAGGTAGAGATGAGGCTGGCGGGTTTTAAAGGAAAAAACCAGGAAGTGACAATGCCAGTATGGGCCCCTGGTTCTTACCTGATCAGAGAATTTCCTAAAGACGTAGAAGCCTTTCAGGCCTTTGTGGGAAACACTGCGGTAAAAGCTGAGAAGACCGACAAGAACACCTGGCGCGTAGCCACTGGTGGCAAAGACGTTACGGTGAAGTACAAAGTGTATGCGTATGAACTGAGCGTGCGCACCAGCTTTATTGACGCAAGCCATGGTTACCTGAACGGAACCAGTGTCTTCATGTACCCTGAAGGCCACAAAGACCTACCTTCCACCTTGACGGTGGTTCCTTTCAAAGGGTGGAGCAAGGTGTCTACCGGGTTACCGCAAGTTTCGGGTCAACCTTTTACCTACCGGGCTCAGAATTATGATGTGTTGGCAGATTCCCCTATAGAGATTGGAAACCACGAAATCCTTTCCTTTGAAAGCAATGGGGTGAAGCATGAGGTGGCCATGTACGGCGAAGCCAACTATGACCCCAAAAAGCTCACTGCTGACATGAAGCGGGTGACCGAAGAGGCTACAAAGGTTTTCGGAGAACTTCCGTTCAACTATTACTTGTTCATTGTCCATAACCTGGCAAGCGGCGGGGGCGGTCTGGAGCACTTGAACTCTACAACCCTGCACGCTACCCGAACGGCTTACGGCTCTGAAAGGACGTACGAAGGCTTCCTGAACCTGGTGGCCCATGAATACTTTCACCTTTGGAATGTAAAGCGACTTAGGCCAATTGCCTTGGGCCCGTTTGATTATAACCAGGAAAACTACTCCCGCATGCTGTGGGTTTCTGAAGGATTCACCACCTATTATGCAGATTTAATCATGCGCCGTGCGGGCTTTACCTCTGAGCGGGAGCACTTGGATAGAATTGCCAGCAGCATTACCAGCGTGGAAAATACCCCCGGTAATAAAGTAGTTTCAGCGGCCCAATCAAGCTTTGATGCCTGGATCAAACAGTACCGCCCCGATGAGAACTCTTACAACACGCACCTTTCCTACTACAGCAAAGGCGCTTTATTAGGCATGTTGCTGGACATGGAGATTCTAAGAGCCACCAACGGAACCAAAAGCTTAGATGACGCCATGAAAGCGCTATATGACCAATACTATAAAAAGCAGAATCGCGGCTTCACTGATAAAGAGTTTCAGCAAGGCATAGAGAAGTTCACTGGTAAGTTAATGGATGAGTTCTTTCAGAAGTATGTGTACGGTGTGGAGACCCCAGACTACAATTCTTTCCTGAGCACCGTTGGCATCACTCTCACTGACGTAAACAAAGGCACTAATCAACCATTGTTGGGAGCAGGAATTTCTACTGCTTCCGGAAGACCCATCGTTACTACAGTGACCAGAAACGGAAGTGCGTGGCAAGCTGGTCTTAACGTGAATGATGAAATCATTGGCATAAACGGGTATCGGGTCTCTGATGACATCAACAAATCCATTCCGGCGTATGCCGTGGGAGATATAGTAGAGTTGGTAGTGAGCAGAGCCGGGCAATTGATGATTTTGCCAGTCACGTTGCTGAAAGACCAGACTCTCAGATACCAAGCTTCAATGGTTAATCCTCTTACTGAAGCTCAGAAAAAGAACTATCTTAAATGGGTGAGTAGCAAATAATGTTTAAGGCGTATTTTCCTAAAACAAGCTTAAATCAGGATTTCCCACTTACTTTCCTTAAAACAGAACAGCCACCCAAAAAGGTGGCTGTTCTGTTTTAAGGCTATTATAAAAAAATGCTTTTTTAATGCTTTATCTAAATAGCGTACATCAAATTCTTTTCAGCTCTATTTCACGAGCTGGTTTAATGATCAACGGCACTTTCTCTATTTTAACAGAGCTGGTATCCAGACCAAACCATTTGCCTTCAGAAGTGGTAAACTGCTTTATACTGAAATAGGACTGCATAATGGTGTTCTCCCAGAAAGGAAGGTCATTTTCATAACTCAGGAATTTCTCCAGCACCACAAACCGGAAATCCCCAATTAGATTTTGCTTGTTCAAGGAACTGTAGCGGCTGGTGATGTCTACCTCTTTGTTCTTCACCAAATCTTCCACCACTTTCCGGAAGAAAAGGTTAATGCGTTGCTCTACCCGGAAACCTAGGTTGAAGTCGATTCGCACTACATCCTGGCTTGCCAGCACCTTTACTTTGTATTCCATGGTATACGGTTCATCTACGGTGTTCACGTGAATGAACCAGTAGATGTCTGCCCGTTTTGGTCGCTTTTGGAAGATAGAGTAAATAATCTTTGATTCTATGTCAGTGGTGCGGTCTGCGCTGGTCATGAACACCAGGTGCGTGGCATATTTTGGAATAGAATCGTCCTCGCTTAATTCCCTTAAGGCAGGCACATATTCCGGCAGTGACACATACTCGGTCAGGCGCCGCTTAATATAGAATGCCTTCAGCCAGATGTACATCACTGAGATTAGAAGAAACCCTATTACTAAAGTAACCCATCCGCCGTGCGGAAATTTGATGAGGTTAGCTATCAAGAAGGAGCCTTCAATTGCCAGGTAAACCGCTAAGAACAGCCATACCCAAACTTTCGCCACTCTTTTGGTGATGAGGTAAAAGCTTAGCAGGGTAGTGGTCATCAACATGGTCATGGTAATTGCCAAACCATAGGCTGCTTCCATATTGTGGGATTCCCTGAAATACAATACCACGCCCACACAACCCAGTAAAAGCAACCAGTTCATGCTGGGTACATACAGCTGGCCTTTTACGTTAGTAGGGTAGATGAGCCGTACCTTCGGCCACATGTTCAATCGTATGGCTTCGCCAATCAAGGTGAAAGAGCCTGTAATTAGGGCCTGACTTGCAATGATGGCAGCAATGGTAGCAATGATAATCCCTATAAGCAGGAACCACTCTGGCATGATACCATAGAAAGGGTTATTGGTAGAATGCCCCACCAATTGTCTACCTTCAAATTGCATTAGCCATGCCCCTTGCCCAAAGTAGTTAAGCAGAAGACAAGTTTTGACAAATACCCAGCTGATCCGGATGTTTCCTTTTCCGCAATGGCCTAGGTCTGAGTACAAGGCTTCGGCCCCGGTGGTACAAAGGAAAACTGCCCCTAAAAGCCAGAACCCACCCGGGTAGTTGACGAGCAGGTCATAGGCATAATAAGGATTCAAGGACTTTAGTACTTCAGGGTGCTGAAGCACTGAGTTTACCCCTAAAGCAGCCAGCATACTGAACCAGATAAACATCACCGGTCCAAACGCCTTACCTACAATCTGGGTCCCGAAGCTCTGCAGCAAGAAAAGGAGCACCAAAATGCCAATCACAATAGGTACCGTTGGAATGTCTGGGTTTAGGATCAGCAGACCCTCTACCGCCGAGGAGACGGAGATTGGCGGCGTAATGATTCCATCTGCCAGCAGGGCACTACCTCCCAGAATGGCGGGAACAGTGAGCCATTTGGCGTGTCGCCGCACTAAGGCATAAAGGGAAAATATACCACCTTCCCCTTTGTTGTCGGCCTGTAAAGTAAGCACTACATACTTGATGGTGGTTTGAAGGGTGAGAGTCCAGACTACACAGGAAATGCCGCCATACACTAATGTTGCGTTGATAGGGGTTGACCCTATAATGGCCTTCATCACATAAAGAGGGGAAGTTCCTATGTCACCGTAGATGATTCCAAGGGCAATCAGTAAACCTGCTCCTGATACTCGTTGAGCGTGGTTAGAATTATTCATCTGTATGTTTCGTAAAAAAGCTTTTCCAGCCCTTCTTTTAATTCAAAGTAACCGGATGTTCAACTTCACAGAAGGATGAAATGCTCTTTCTAAAATGTAAAGTGGGCAAAAGTAATAGCTGTAGCTCAATTAAAACACTCTTGTTGATTTAAAATTTTAAGTAATTAAAAAGGTGAAGCGAGATTAATAAAATACAATTCAAAGTAAAATTTCTTCTTTGTAGGATAAATTAATTGCATTAAGCTAATAAAATTTTGGAAATTAAATATTTAAAGTATCTTTATACCTGAATAGAAAAGACATAGCATACATTTTATATCACAACCAAATTCAAATAAATACACCCTATAAAAAGACCATTATGGATCCTGTTGAGACGGAGTCTTTCAAGGTTTTACTAAATGAATCACATCAAATAGGAATTCTAATCTGGAAGAGAGAGATAAGCTTAGAAGAGTGTCAGCAAGGGCTTCGAGAACTATTTTATTTACTAGATGAGCATGAGTTAGGCAAATGCCTCATTGATACTAATCACCGGGGTGAATTGTCCTCTGAGGCAGAGGAGTGGGAAATAAGTTTGCTCCAGAATGACAAATTGACCTTCAAAGCCAAGGAACTCCACATTGCTTTACTTATGTCTGAGGAAAAGTATCAGAAGATGATACATGATTATTCCCTTGACCGGGTTTGTAAGTACAATCTTCCCATTAAGATAAACTACTTCACACATAACGAAGAGGCCATGGATTGGCTGATTCATGAACCCCCTGTAAACTCTAAGTAGCGTTCAAATAGTTGTTTACAAGGATAATATTCAGTGAGTTCTGATATAAGCTAGAATGTACCCTTAACCTGCTTTTTTTCACATGTTAGTACCTCCGTTTTCAAGGTAATTCTTTAAAAGGAGCAGTAAACGGTTCAAATAGCCAGGTTAATTAAAAAATGGTCAAGATGTACCTTTTCCGATAGCCTTCAATGAAAAAAGGGAAGTGCAACTACAGTGCACGCCCCTTTTTTACTTAATAATTCAATATTATCAGTTATTCACTGTGATTAGCTCAACGTCAAAAATCAACGTGGCATTTGGTCCTATATCTGCACCGGCACCACGAGAACCGTAAGCCAGGTTGCTAGGAATGAATAAACGCCATTTATCACCTTCTTTCATCAACTGCAACGCTTCTGTCCAACCTGCAATCACCCCATTTACCGGGAAAGAAGCAGGTTCGCCACGCTCGTAAGATGAGTCAAATACGGTTCCATCTATCAGAGTGCCATGATAATGAGTGGTCACGTTTGAGTTTCTGGTTGGTGTTTTACCTGAACCGCTTTCAAGCACCTGGTACTGAAGGCCGCTAGGCAACGATTGTACCCCTTCTTTATCTTTGTTGGCTTCTAAGAAAGCCTCACCTTCTTTTTTGTTTTGCTCTCCGGAAGCACCGGCAGAAGCTTGTTGCTTTTCCTGCATTTGCATCTGCAGTTGCATCATGGCCTGTTGAACTTCGTCCTGGTTCAATTTAGATGGGTTGCCACTAATGGCTTCTTTCAACCCGAAAAGCAAAGCCTCAGGCTCTACTTCAATTCCTTGTTTTGCAAAATTGGCTGCCATGTCACGGCCAATGATGTAGCTGATTCTTTGGGAAAGGTCTCTTAACTCCATAATATATCTTTTGTAGAGTAAAGGTACGGTTTCTGTAACATTTTGATCACCTAAAATAGAAAACCCCGCACTAGGCGGAGCTTTCTGTTTTAAAATAGTTTATAGATACATGTGTATGTCTTCATCAGAAAGATCAACGTGCATATTTCCTGGAGTTAACCACGTGGTGGCCAGAAAACCTAAGGCGCCTATCAATAGCAAGGAGGAAATTGTGGTGATCTTTTTCATAACTCGTTTCCTAAATCATTTATATTCATAACGTAAAATACTTCAATTTAGTTAAACTGGAGGTTACCTAATGATTACCTTTAGGTTAACCTTCTAAAAGGTTGTATTCAAGAATGTTAATGCAAAAAGGGAGCCAACTTTCGGTGGCTCCCTTCTATTATTCTGCAATTTGTAAGTAACACCTCAAAGGTGTGCTGTTCAAGTTGGATTTTAAATTACATATTCCTGCGGTACTGTCCACCAACGGCAAAGAGAGCATTGGTGATTTGTCCTAAGGAGCAGTATTTGGCAGTTTCCATGATGGCCTCAAAGATGTTTCCGTTTTGCACTGCAACTTCCTGCAACTGCTTCAGACGGGCTGGGGTGTCAGATGCATGACGGGCATGTAATTCCTGGAGCATTGAGATCTGGTACTGCTTCTCTTCTTCGGTAGCCCGAATCACTTCAGACGGAATCACAGTAGGAGAGCCCTGGCTGCTAAGGAAGGTGTTCACCCCAATAATGGGGTATTCACCGGTATGCTTCAGAGTTTCATAGTATAAACTTTCTTCCTGAATCTTGCCGCGCTGGTACATGGTTTCCATAGCCCCCAACACGCCACCGCGCTCAGTGATACGGTCAAATTCCAGCAATACCGCTTCTTCCACTAAATCCGTTAGTTCTTCAATAATGAAAGAGCCTTGCAGCGGGTTCTCGTTTTTGGCTAAGCCCAACTCGCGGTTGATGATGAGCTGTATGGCCATGGCGCGACGTACCGATGCTTCAGTAGGTGTAGTTATGGCCTCATCATAGGCGTTCGTATGCAGCGAGTTACAGTTGTCGTAAATGGCATACAGCGCCTGTAGCGTAGTCCGGATGTCATTAAAGTCAATTTCTTGCGCGTGCAAGGAACGCCCCGAGGTTTGGATGTGGTACTTCAACATCTGTGAACGGGCATTAGCACCGTATTTCAGCTTCATGGCTTTCGCCCAGATTCTTCTGGCAACGCGCCCAATCACGGCATATTCCGGATCAATGCCATTGGAGAAGAAGAAGCTCAGGTTAGGCGCAAAGGCGTTGATGTCCATGCCGCGGCTCACGTAGTACTCCACAAAGGTGAAACCATTCGCCAGCGTGAACGCCAGCTGTGAAATCGGATTTGCCCCAGCTTCGGCAATGTGGTAGCCCGAAATAGACACCGAGTAGAAGTTCCGAATGTTGTGGTCAATGAAGTATTGCTGCACATCACCCATCAAACGCAGCGAGAACTCAGTACTGAAAATACAAGTATTCTGCGCCTGGTCTTCCTTCAGGATATCTGCTTGAACGGTACCGCGTACCGAAGCTAACGTTTTCTCTTTGATTTGGGCGTAAATGTCTGCCGGCAATACCTGGTCGCCGGTTACTCCCAACAGCATCAATCCCAGGCCATCGTTCCCTTCTGGTAACTCACCCTGGTAACGAGGACGTTTCTGACCTTTTTCCTGGAAAATAGCCTCAATCCTGGCGTTCACTTCATTTTCCAATCCATTTTCCCTGATGTACACTTCGCACTGCTGGTCAATGGCAGCGTTCATGAAGAAGCCCGTTAAGATGGCAGCCGGACCATTGATGGTCATCGACACGGAGGTCATAGGATGCGCCAGATTGAAACCGGAATACAGTTTCTTGGCATCATCTAGGCAGCAGATGCTTACGCCGGAGTTGCCTATTTTACCGTAAATGTCAGGGCGTAAATCTGGGTCTTCTCCATATAAAGTAACGGAGTCAAAGGCCGTTGATAAACGCTTGGCTGGTAGTCCATTACTTACGTAATGGAAGCGTCTGTTTGTACGCTCCGGTCCACCTTCTCCCGCGAACATACGGGTGGGATCTTCGCCTTCGCGTTTGAACGGGAAAACACCCGCAGTATATGGGAATTCGCCGGGAACATTCTCTTGCAGGTTCCACTTCAACAAGTCACCCCAAGCTTCATAGCGGGGCATGGAAACCTTAGGGATCTTCAGGTGCGAAAGGCTCTCAGTGTGGGTAGCTATCTTCAGAACTTTGTCCCGCACCTTGAACTCGTAAAACTCATTTTTGTAGCTCTGGCGTTTCTCAGGCCAAATCTCCAACAGTTTCTTGTTCTGCCCGTCAAGTCTTAATGCCGTTTCTTCATAGGCATACTCTAGTCCTTTAATCAGGCGGTCTTTATCTTCCACCTCAATGGCTTGAATCGCTTCAATGGACTGACGAATGCCATACAATTTCTGCGCAATGGATGCCTGGTCCTGCACCCACTTGTCATAGCCGCGGTTGTTTTCTGCAATCTCAGAAAGGTAGCGGGTACGGGCAGGAGGGATGATGTACACTTTCTCTGACATCTCGCCGGTAGCCTGAATCTGGGAATCAAAGTTCACCCTTGACTTATCAGAGATTTTGGCCATCACCGCTTTGTACAGGCGGTTCATGCCCGGGTCGTTGAACTGCGAGGCGATGGTCCCGAATACCGGAATCTCGTCATCGCTTACGTCCCACAACTGGTGGTTACGCTTGTACTGTTTTTTTACATCACGCAGCGCGTCCAAGGCACCACGCTTGTCAAACTTGTTAAGGGCAATAATATCTGCAAAATCTAGCATGTCAATTT is part of the Rufibacter tibetensis genome and harbors:
- a CDS encoding methylmalonyl-CoA mutase family protein, whose translation is MSVTTVQPYKPVNHVRIVTAASLFDGHDASINIMRRIIQASGAEVIHLGHNRSVQEIVDCAIQEDAQAIAITSYQGGHLEYFKYMYDLLNERGCGHVRIFGGGGGVILPTEIEELHGYGIARIYSPDDGRAMGLQGMINDMLQKCDFPTGQNLNGEVKHLKEKDIKSIARLISAAENFPEEFARVKEQLVSGIDQQKDVKATPVLGITGTGGAGKSSLVDELVRRFLMDFQDKTIAIISVDPSKRKTGGALLGDRIRMNAISNSRVYMRSLATRQSNLALSRYVQDAVDVVKAANFDLIILETSGIGQSDTEIIEHSDASLYVMTPEYGAATQLEKIDMLDFADIIALNKFDKRGALDALRDVKKQYKRNHQLWDVSDDEIPVFGTIASQFNDPGMNRLYKAVMAKISDKSRVNFDSQIQATGEMSEKVYIIPPARTRYLSEIAENNRGYDKWVQDQASIAQKLYGIRQSIEAIQAIEVEDKDRLIKGLEYAYEETALRLDGQNKKLLEIWPEKRQSYKNEFYEFKVRDKVLKIATHTESLSHLKIPKVSMPRYEAWGDLLKWNLQENVPGEFPYTAGVFPFKREGEDPTRMFAGEGGPERTNRRFHYVSNGLPAKRLSTAFDSVTLYGEDPDLRPDIYGKIGNSGVSICCLDDAKKLYSGFNLAHPMTSVSMTINGPAAILTGFFMNAAIDQQCEVYIRENGLENEVNARIEAIFQEKGQKRPRYQGELPEGNDGLGLMLLGVTGDQVLPADIYAQIKEKTLASVRGTVQADILKEDQAQNTCIFSTEFSLRLMGDVQQYFIDHNIRNFYSVSISGYHIAEAGANPISQLAFTLANGFTFVEYYVSRGMDINAFAPNLSFFFSNGIDPEYAVIGRVARRIWAKAMKLKYGANARSQMLKYHIQTSGRSLHAQEIDFNDIRTTLQALYAIYDNCNSLHTNAYDEAITTPTEASVRRAMAIQLIINRELGLAKNENPLQGSFIIEELTDLVEEAVLLEFDRITERGGVLGAMETMYQRGKIQEESLYYETLKHTGEYPIIGVNTFLSSQGSPTVIPSEVIRATEEEKQYQISMLQELHARHASDTPARLKQLQEVAVQNGNIFEAIMETAKYCSLGQITNALFAVGGQYRRNM